In one Rutidosis leptorrhynchoides isolate AG116_Rl617_1_P2 chromosome 8, CSIRO_AGI_Rlap_v1, whole genome shotgun sequence genomic region, the following are encoded:
- the LOC139861826 gene encoding wound-induced protein 1-like — MMRLLTGVNSDDADFFQFVPLSVDSFGSTVIVEGCDQSREISWIHAWTVNSYGIITQVREYFNTSLTVTRFGSNSVKSVAVTSLHCPFVWESSLSNRVGKSVPGLVLAI, encoded by the exons ATGATGCGATTGCTCACCGGTGTTAATTCCGACGACGCTGACTTTTTTCAATTCGTTCCTCTTTCTGTTGACTCCTTTGGATCTACGGTTATCGTTGAAGGCTGTGATCAATCTCGTGAAATCTCCTGGATTCACGCCTGGACTGTTAATTCGTATGGTATAATCACTCAG GTTCGCGAGTATTTCAATACTTCGTTAACTGTGACCCGTTTTGGTAGTAACTCGGTTAAATCCGTTGCTGTTACTTCACTTCATTGTCCTTTTGTTTGGGAAAGTAGTCTTTCAAACCGGGTCGGGAAGTCGGTTCCGGGTTTGGTACTTGCGATATAA